GATCTGGAAAATGACGAGGACGTTGCATACATTAGCCCGGACCGCGAGGTTGTTTCCCACGGACACATCGAGACCTCAGTGGCCGCCGCTCAAGCCGACGCGCGCAGCGAGGTTACCGGTTTCTCTTCCCTCAACGGCACGGGTGTGGGCATCGCCGTCCTCGATAGTGGCATAGACGACACGCACAACCTGATTAAAGCTTCTACGGGTCGCCCCGGGGTCGCTTATTCCAAGACCTATACCGGTATCGCCGGGAACCGAGACTACTTTGGACATGGTACTCACGTAGCTTCAATGCTAATGGGTAATCCGGGATTCAAGTCCAACTACTACGGCGGCATTGCTTACGAAGCGAAAGTCATTAGCCTGGCCGTTCTTGACGCGCAGGGCCGCGGGACTGCCAGCAATGTGATCGCGGCGATTGATTGGTGTATTGCGAACAAGGCGACCTATAACCTCCGCGTCATCAACCTGAGCCTTGGCGCGCCGCCGAAAGACAGCTACAAGAACGATCCATTGTGTCTGGCCGCCCGCCGCGCTCACAACGCCGGCATCGTCGTAGTAGCTGCTGCGGGAAACCGTGGCAAAGATTTAGATGGCGACAAGATCTACGGCGGCATCGATTCACCCGGCATTGACCCGTCGGTCATTACGGTGGGCGCCACCAACAGTTTCGGCACTGACGCAAGATACGATGACAGGATCACTTCGTACAGCTCCCGCGGGCCGACTCGCGGCTATACGAAGGATTCATCGGGCATCAAGCGTTATGACAATCTGATCAAGCCGGACATCGTCGCGCCAGGTAACAAGTTGATCGGCGCCATGTCTCCCAGCAGCAGTGGCAAATTGGCAGCGCTCGTAACCCTCTATCCGTCGCTCAAGGTCGGCAGCTCCACCGCCACAGACCAGTGCATGTACCTGAGCGGCACCTCGATGTCCGCGCCCATAGTAGCGGGCATC
The nucleotide sequence above comes from Pyrinomonadaceae bacterium. Encoded proteins:
- a CDS encoding S8 family peptidase, whose protein sequence is MALFFAPLIPMGVRADQAKNNGPQSQGSAKRSKIAPDLDDDVNRVSSGEKPDKTARVIVQLNDPQKSTDTDLQNKFAARKGRFKNAYRNLGLVTADLPMSRIRDLENDEDVAYISPDREVVSHGHIETSVAAAQADARSEVTGFSSLNGTGVGIAVLDSGIDDTHNLIKASTGRPGVAYSKTYTGIAGNRDYFGHGTHVASMLMGNPGFKSNYYGGIAYEAKVISLAVLDAQGRGTASNVIAAIDWCIANKATYNLRVINLSLGAPPKDSYKNDPLCLAARRAHNAGIVVVAAAGNRGKDLDGDKIYGGIDSPGIDPSVITVGATNSFGTDARYDDRITSYSSRGPTRGYTKDSSGIKRYDNLIKPDIVAPGNKLIGAMSPSSSGKLAALVTLYPSLKVGSSTATDQCMYLSGTSMSAPIVAGIAALMLEANPNLTPSLVKAILMYSAQPIDGFNTLEQGAGQVNAEGAVKLASLVKSNASTLSQGSAMLNSWDENDQDNYISSTNERIDWGRGIVGDYCVLYGSDLMTKWQGMYGHGKVIADATSITNGVIVRNTTLITSGIALTAGPVTVTGVLLSDGTLFTSGVLLSDGVLLSDGVLLSDGVLLSDGVLLSDGVLLSDAISKGDNTSAMSPSY